One Archangium lipolyticum DNA window includes the following coding sequences:
- a CDS encoding glucosyltransferase domain-containing protein, giving the protein MKPLIAETQGEPPALSTDSMNTPVHTPGVLTRRELTILGGVFVLLLMTWFPKLSPTFFSTDDYFLIHNQDPREVTDLMLGQGRFGYAVLFTVMNALGAPHAKTVTLYSWLAIALLAFASVLLARIWRITHERWLPFVVGPLIFTHPYFAELWTFRGVPAYFCVSLIPSLLAVEWTRTRGWHGLSVAVPLLVFSLSIYQLNFNPLVATIFIGLALDLARTTGEKGTTSRTVRAWLPVLSLVPLACVTYMVVNRVIQKALSVPPLERAQLLPLADIPQRWAELKWLYSQTLLRDQVLSTPLLTRLELGVLGVALVLVGLRAWRHRAPGKGMMMWLLSGASLACIAGIVMALKVWGTAPRILITLAFVIGGHLALAYVLMSARFRGVLLGAAGLLLVGFTGLDQQVSAGQLRVNQIDRETASRVLQRMEKIPGTQELRNIIFVNHPTSYPGVLSIGDTNSSALALPWSQAGLMSEISGRSFVHVNDANRARLSQHCTSTPRWPDEQSVRVEGDTVVVCF; this is encoded by the coding sequence TCGTCCTGCTGCTGATGACCTGGTTCCCCAAGCTGTCACCGACGTTCTTCTCCACGGATGACTACTTCCTCATCCACAATCAGGATCCCCGGGAAGTCACCGACCTGATGCTGGGCCAGGGACGGTTCGGCTATGCGGTGCTGTTCACGGTGATGAACGCGCTCGGTGCACCGCATGCGAAGACCGTGACGCTCTACTCATGGCTGGCCATCGCCCTGCTCGCCTTCGCCTCGGTTCTCCTGGCGCGGATCTGGCGGATCACCCATGAGCGCTGGCTGCCCTTCGTCGTCGGGCCGCTCATCTTCACCCATCCCTACTTCGCGGAGCTGTGGACCTTTCGTGGAGTACCGGCCTACTTCTGCGTCTCGCTGATTCCCTCCCTTCTCGCGGTGGAGTGGACCCGGACGCGCGGGTGGCATGGGCTGTCGGTGGCGGTGCCGCTGCTCGTCTTCTCGTTGAGCATCTACCAGCTCAACTTCAACCCACTCGTCGCGACCATCTTCATTGGCCTGGCGCTCGACCTCGCTCGCACCACCGGAGAGAAGGGCACGACCAGCCGCACCGTGCGCGCATGGCTGCCCGTGCTGAGCCTGGTCCCCCTCGCGTGTGTCACGTACATGGTTGTCAACCGCGTGATCCAGAAGGCGCTCTCGGTGCCTCCGCTGGAACGCGCGCAGTTGCTGCCCCTGGCCGACATCCCACAACGCTGGGCGGAACTGAAGTGGTTGTACTCACAGACCCTGCTTCGGGATCAGGTGCTCAGCACGCCTCTGCTCACCCGGCTCGAGCTGGGAGTGCTGGGTGTGGCGCTCGTCCTGGTGGGTCTGCGGGCCTGGCGGCACCGTGCACCGGGCAAGGGGATGATGATGTGGCTCCTGTCCGGAGCGAGCCTCGCGTGCATCGCCGGCATCGTCATGGCGCTGAAGGTCTGGGGCACGGCGCCCCGGATATTGATCACCCTGGCCTTCGTCATCGGTGGCCACCTGGCCCTGGCCTACGTGCTCATGAGTGCCAGATTCCGCGGCGTGCTCCTGGGAGCGGCGGGCCTGCTGCTGGTGGGCTTCACCGGTCTGGATCAACAGGTCTCCGCGGGGCAGCTCCGGGTGAACCAGATCGACCGGGAGACCGCATCCCGGGTGCTGCAGCGGATGGAGAAGATCCCAGGCACCCAGGAGTTGCGGAACATCATCTTCGTGAACCATCCCACGTCGTATCCCGGAGTGCTGTCCATCGGAGACACGAACAGCTCCGCCCTGGCCCTCCCCTGGAGCCAGGCGGGATTGATGAGCGAAATCTCGGGACGGAGCTTCGTGCACGTGAATGACGCCAACCGCGCGCGGCTCAGTCAGCACTGCACCAGCACGCCCCGATGGCCCGACGAGCAGTCCGTGCGCGTGGAAGGTGATACGGTCGTCGTCTGCTTCTGA
- a CDS encoding GNAT family N-acetyltransferase, whose translation MSGQGWVEWLEGWASLPVPPGGSRREAAERLVRELERRREAGQLVEGEGGVVAVRREAWDCDRLGLEAGKLEVLLARSEQGGRELVLRAVEKARAQGLRHLTCRLDSRDYTGAAALQGAGFTLRDLLVTLAITRPSRPEPFPAGVRRATERDADRLAELSARCFSTPGDSYNRYLNDPYLPREGVREVYAYWARTSMGGPAADVTFVVEEEGELAGFLTLVLPKEGVAKVPLNAVDARWRGRGIYRTLVQAGLAEAWKHGAERVEVVTQLQQLAVQRTWWRLGGVAQSSSMTWSSWLPEGSERGNG comes from the coding sequence ATGAGCGGCCAGGGCTGGGTGGAGTGGTTGGAAGGGTGGGCGAGTCTTCCGGTGCCACCGGGAGGCTCTCGGCGTGAGGCGGCGGAGCGCCTCGTGCGCGAGCTGGAGCGGCGGCGGGAGGCCGGGCAGCTCGTCGAGGGCGAGGGCGGCGTGGTGGCCGTGCGCCGCGAGGCGTGGGATTGCGATCGGCTGGGGCTCGAGGCGGGCAAGCTGGAAGTGCTGCTCGCGCGCTCCGAGCAGGGGGGCCGTGAGCTGGTCCTCCGCGCGGTGGAGAAGGCGAGGGCACAGGGGCTCCGCCATCTGACGTGCCGTCTGGACAGCCGTGACTACACGGGTGCCGCCGCGCTGCAGGGGGCTGGCTTCACCCTGAGGGATCTGCTGGTGACGTTGGCCATCACGCGCCCGTCACGGCCCGAGCCCTTCCCCGCCGGGGTACGCCGCGCCACCGAGCGGGACGCGGATCGGCTCGCGGAGCTCTCCGCCCGATGCTTCAGCACGCCTGGAGACTCGTACAACCGCTACCTGAATGATCCGTACCTGCCGAGGGAGGGCGTGCGCGAGGTGTACGCGTACTGGGCGCGCACCTCCATGGGCGGTCCAGCCGCGGACGTCACCTTCGTCGTGGAAGAGGAGGGGGAACTGGCGGGCTTCCTGACCCTGGTCCTCCCCAAGGAGGGCGTGGCGAAGGTGCCCCTCAACGCGGTGGATGCGCGTTGGCGTGGCCGGGGGATCTACCGGACGCTCGTGCAGGCCGGGCTGGCAGAGGCCTGGAAGCACGGGGCGGAACGCGTGGAAGTGGTCACCCAGCTCCAGCAGCTCGCCGTCCAGAGGACCTGGTGGAGGTTGGGCGGCGTCGCGCAGTCCTCCTCGATGACCTGGAGCTCGTGGCTCCCGGAGGGGAGCGAGCGGGGGAACGGTTAG
- a CDS encoding glycosyltransferase — translation MPSEGLLSVVIPCYRSQAYLERTVTELIEALEPKGPFEIILVNDGSPDDVQQVIDRLHEKDARVRFLELGSNRGQHAATLKGFAIARGDVVITVDDDGQNPPAAGLAVAEALRGSRHDVVYGRFQTTEQSLPRRLASRLNLWIFKHTMGNRTGVRVTNVRAIRGDLARRLGQSEQVYPYIDSMIFRCTRRVGEVTVPHRRRDEGQSTYRIRDLFRLWLSHMSTLTVLPLQIATWGSFAAAGLGLLLGLGQMVRVLLERQAPPGWLSLFCALTFLFSLLFAFLGVISTYLGRLYVSLNARGQDWIRSSGGAGPVLVERSRAGEQKPAGRVDSVS, via the coding sequence GTGCCCTCTGAAGGTCTGCTGTCCGTCGTCATCCCGTGCTACCGCTCCCAGGCCTATCTGGAGCGGACGGTGACGGAGCTCATCGAGGCGCTCGAGCCGAAGGGGCCCTTCGAGATCATCCTCGTCAACGACGGCTCCCCGGATGACGTCCAGCAGGTCATCGATCGTCTGCACGAGAAGGACGCGCGCGTGCGCTTCCTGGAGCTGGGCAGCAACCGCGGGCAGCATGCCGCCACGCTGAAGGGCTTCGCCATCGCGCGGGGCGACGTCGTCATCACGGTCGACGATGACGGGCAGAACCCGCCGGCCGCCGGACTGGCCGTGGCCGAGGCGCTGCGCGGCAGCCGCCATGACGTGGTGTATGGCCGCTTCCAGACCACCGAGCAGAGCCTGCCGCGCCGGCTCGCCTCGCGGCTCAACCTGTGGATCTTCAAGCACACCATGGGCAACCGGACCGGTGTCCGGGTGACCAACGTGCGCGCGATCCGCGGAGACCTGGCCCGCAGGCTGGGCCAGTCCGAGCAGGTCTACCCGTACATCGACTCGATGATCTTCCGCTGCACCCGCCGGGTGGGCGAGGTCACCGTGCCCCACCGCCGCCGCGACGAGGGGCAGTCCACCTATCGCATCCGTGACCTGTTCCGGCTGTGGCTCTCGCACATGAGCACCCTGACGGTGCTGCCCCTGCAGATCGCCACGTGGGGCTCGTTCGCCGCGGCGGGCCTGGGCCTGCTGCTGGGACTGGGGCAGATGGTGCGCGTGCTGCTGGAGCGGCAGGCGCCTCCGGGCTGGTTGTCCCTCTTCTGCGCGCTCACGTTCCTCTTCAGCCTCCTCTTCGCCTTCCTGGGCGTCATCAGCACCTACCTGGGGCGGCTGTACGTCTCGCTCAACGCACGGGGACAGGATTGGATCCGCTCCTCGGGAGGGGCGGGTCCCGTGCTCGTCGAGCGGTCGCGGGCAGGGGAGCAGAAGCCGGCCGGCCGGGTTGATTCGGTATCATGA
- the rffA gene encoding dTDP-4-amino-4,6-dideoxygalactose transaminase — MIPFNKPVHLGTELSAMAEAILKNGHVAGGGPFGKRCEAMLEQMLGLRTLLVTSCTHALEMAALLLEVGPGDEFIVPSYTFVSTANAFALRGAKPVFADVDAHGNLDLAHVEKLLNPRTKAVLVVHYAGNSCDMEALLKLCGDVPVVEDAAQALAASFDGKPLGTFGVCSAFSFHETKNIGCGEGGALTLRDPNLIDRAEYIRDKGTNRRKFQNGIVDKYTWVDIGSSYVLSDLNAAYLSTQLEALPRIQARRKQIYSAYEEALTEPVERMGGYIVKGSPRISGNQHLFAIVFRSPEHRTGYIAHMRKHDIITPFHYVALHQSPMGQKFHDGSSLPVSERLTGCLVRLPLYFNMTDAERDEVIGRTQEFLRAL, encoded by the coding sequence ATGATCCCGTTCAATAAACCGGTCCATCTGGGGACCGAGCTCTCCGCCATGGCCGAGGCCATCTTGAAGAACGGCCACGTCGCGGGCGGCGGACCTTTCGGCAAGCGCTGCGAGGCGATGCTGGAGCAGATGCTCGGGCTGCGCACGCTGCTGGTGACGTCCTGCACGCACGCGCTGGAGATGGCGGCGCTGCTGCTGGAGGTGGGGCCGGGCGACGAGTTCATCGTCCCCTCGTACACCTTCGTCTCCACGGCCAACGCCTTCGCGCTGCGCGGGGCGAAGCCCGTCTTCGCGGACGTGGACGCGCACGGCAACCTGGATCTGGCGCACGTGGAGAAGCTGCTCAATCCGCGGACCAAGGCCGTGCTGGTGGTCCATTACGCGGGCAACTCGTGTGACATGGAAGCCCTGCTGAAGCTGTGCGGCGATGTGCCGGTCGTGGAGGACGCGGCGCAGGCCCTGGCGGCCAGCTTCGATGGCAAGCCGCTCGGCACCTTCGGCGTGTGCTCGGCCTTCAGCTTCCACGAGACGAAGAACATCGGCTGTGGCGAGGGCGGCGCGCTCACCCTGCGCGACCCCAACCTCATCGATCGGGCCGAGTACATCCGCGACAAGGGCACCAACCGCCGCAAGTTCCAGAACGGCATCGTGGACAAGTACACGTGGGTGGACATCGGCTCCAGCTACGTGCTGTCGGATCTCAACGCGGCCTACCTCAGCACGCAGCTCGAGGCGCTCCCGCGCATCCAGGCCCGCCGCAAGCAGATCTACTCCGCCTACGAGGAGGCGCTCACCGAGCCGGTGGAGCGCATGGGCGGATACATCGTCAAGGGTTCCCCGCGGATCTCCGGCAACCAGCACCTGTTCGCCATCGTCTTCCGCTCGCCGGAGCACCGCACCGGCTACATCGCGCACATGCGCAAGCACGACATCATCACGCCCTTCCACTACGTGGCCCTGCACCAGTCGCCCATGGGGCAGAAGTTCCACGATGGCTCCAGCCTGCCCGTCTCCGAGCGGCTGACGGGGTGCCTGGTGCGCCTGCCGCTGTACTTCAACATGACCGATGCCGAGCGCGACGAGGTCATCGGACGCACGCAGGAGTTCCTCCGTGCCCTCTGA
- a CDS encoding SDR family oxidoreductase: protein MRILVTGANGLVGSRTCGLLVEQGHVVVGLGRGERRATGSWRYVSCELTRDAEVSAAFAEASPEAVIHCASMTEVDACERAPESAFAANVDATAFVARASRRAGAHLVHVSTDYVFDGEAGPYDEEALPNPRGVYALTKHMGEQAARVLAPGCAIARTAVVYGWPPVTGRLNFGAWLVGNLEKGQPVRLFEDQFISPSHAPSVAAMVAELAVRRLGGVWNTCGAEVVNRVRFGQAVCEVFGFDPGLLISTKMAELKLSAPRPLRSGLRVDKVRRELAARPLGLAESLARFHEDWRRERG, encoded by the coding sequence ATGCGGATCCTGGTGACCGGGGCCAACGGGCTCGTGGGCAGCCGGACGTGCGGGCTGCTCGTGGAGCAGGGACACGTGGTGGTGGGGCTCGGACGCGGTGAGCGCCGCGCCACCGGCTCCTGGCGGTACGTGTCCTGCGAGCTCACCCGGGACGCCGAGGTGTCCGCCGCCTTCGCGGAGGCTTCTCCCGAGGCCGTCATCCACTGCGCCTCCATGACGGAGGTGGACGCGTGCGAGCGGGCGCCGGAGTCGGCCTTCGCCGCCAACGTGGACGCGACGGCCTTCGTGGCCCGGGCCTCGCGCCGGGCCGGGGCGCACCTGGTGCACGTGTCCACGGACTACGTCTTCGACGGCGAGGCCGGCCCCTACGACGAGGAGGCCCTTCCCAACCCGCGAGGTGTGTACGCGCTCACCAAGCACATGGGCGAGCAGGCCGCGCGGGTGCTCGCGCCCGGCTGTGCCATCGCCCGGACGGCGGTGGTGTACGGCTGGCCTCCCGTGACGGGACGGCTCAACTTCGGTGCCTGGCTGGTGGGCAACCTGGAGAAGGGGCAGCCCGTCCGCCTGTTCGAGGATCAGTTCATCTCGCCCAGCCATGCACCGAGCGTGGCCGCCATGGTGGCCGAGCTGGCCGTGCGCCGGCTGGGGGGCGTCTGGAACACCTGTGGGGCCGAGGTGGTCAACCGGGTGCGCTTCGGCCAGGCCGTGTGTGAGGTCTTCGGCTTCGACCCGGGGCTCCTGATCTCTACGAAGATGGCGGAGCTGAAGCTTTCCGCCCCTCGCCCCCTGCGCTCCGGACTGCGGGTGGACAAGGTCCGCCGCGAGCTGGCGGCCCGGCCCCTGGGGCTGGCCGAATCGCTCGCCCGCTTCCATGAGGATTGGCGGCGCGAGCGAGGTTGA
- the rfbB gene encoding dTDP-glucose 4,6-dehydratase, with amino-acid sequence MNVLVTGGCGFIGSNLVRYLRRVRPEWKVVNLDKLTYAGNLENLIDLESDKGHVFVRGDILDREFVERLMREHSIDAVMHLAAESHVDRSILGPEVFVQTNVLGTQRLLEAARQHGTIKRFLMVSTDEVYGSLGPTGAFTESSPLQPSSPYSASKTGSDLLALAWHHTFGLDVVVTRCSNNYGRYQFPEKLIPLMVVNALHDKPLPVYGDGANVRDWLHVEDHCHALLLALEKGRGGEVYNIGGGAERKNIEIVKAILSLLGKPESLIRYVKDRPGHDRRYAIDPSKIKAELGWTPAHTFEQGLSETVRWYVDNREWWQRVMSGAYRDYFDTQYSTRLQAG; translated from the coding sequence ATGAACGTCCTCGTCACAGGCGGTTGCGGCTTCATCGGTTCCAATCTCGTCAGGTACCTGCGCCGGGTCCGGCCCGAGTGGAAGGTCGTCAACCTCGACAAGCTCACGTATGCCGGCAACCTCGAGAACCTCATCGATCTCGAGTCCGACAAGGGTCACGTCTTCGTCCGCGGGGACATCCTCGACCGGGAGTTCGTCGAGCGGCTGATGCGTGAGCACTCCATCGACGCGGTGATGCATCTGGCCGCCGAGAGCCACGTGGACCGCTCCATCCTCGGCCCCGAGGTCTTCGTCCAGACCAACGTGCTCGGCACCCAGCGGCTGCTGGAGGCGGCGCGGCAGCACGGTACCATCAAGCGCTTCCTCATGGTCTCCACCGACGAGGTGTACGGCTCGCTGGGCCCCACCGGCGCCTTCACGGAGAGCTCGCCGCTCCAGCCCTCCAGCCCGTACTCGGCCTCGAAGACGGGCTCGGATCTGCTCGCGCTGGCCTGGCACCACACCTTCGGCCTGGACGTGGTCGTCACCCGCTGCTCCAACAACTACGGCCGCTACCAGTTCCCCGAGAAGCTCATCCCCCTGATGGTCGTCAACGCCCTGCACGACAAGCCGCTGCCGGTGTACGGCGACGGCGCCAACGTGCGCGACTGGCTCCATGTGGAGGACCACTGCCACGCGCTGCTGCTCGCGCTGGAGAAGGGCCGGGGCGGCGAGGTCTACAACATCGGTGGCGGGGCCGAGCGCAAGAACATCGAGATCGTCAAGGCCATCCTCTCGCTGCTGGGCAAGCCCGAGTCCCTCATCCGCTACGTGAAGGACCGGCCGGGGCACGATCGGCGCTACGCCATCGATCCCTCGAAGATCAAGGCCGAGCTGGGTTGGACGCCCGCGCACACCTTCGAGCAGGGTCTGTCGGAGACGGTGCGCTGGTACGTGGACAACCGCGAGTGGTGGCAGCGCGTGATGAGCGGCGCCTACCGGGACTACTTCGACACGCAGTACAGCACGCGCCTCCAGGCCGGGTGA
- a CDS encoding glycosyltransferase gives MRSAAPPLRAVHQLVPRLAWGDAVGNQVRYLRELLRGWGHASEIYAEQWDEECSAQVRPARDYPREADEDSLLLIHHSYESRLVPLVRRSPGRKALVYHNVTPARLLEGFERKVAAGCVAAREELLALRPLVECAFAYSRFSAEELVAGGFPNVSVIPFAVDWRAFDVAPDPTLRAELDDGHTNILFVGRAVPSKGVDDVLRVFTAYQRLYQPRSRLLVAGYLNRDSAYGAWLLGLRDVLGPERVLLLGRVSAAQLSACFSVATAYLSMSRHEGFGVPLLESMYRGVPVVAYGAAAVPETMAGAGLATLSGDPVEVAQLLAVLERKPDLRARVVEAQRARLRGLEQDSVATAVHEALRPLLEGTFTRPAPSTTGHTVELVCPGFSAEPEAPMSQLARRLMERLPRARVLSLQAGALLTATAPAVDLVGGDEVWRFSPDLPLPRGASGELPGSSSLETAVCSSGAPALFLGADTRVARDTVPRIGERAWGVTFSSERPAGVPDYGDRLITLDAGRHDEAAERIIHVLDTRGGLRAR, from the coding sequence ATGCGCTCCGCCGCTCCCCCGCTTCGTGCCGTCCATCAACTGGTCCCCCGGCTCGCCTGGGGTGACGCGGTGGGCAACCAGGTCCGCTACCTGCGCGAGCTGCTGCGCGGCTGGGGCCATGCCTCTGAAATCTACGCGGAGCAGTGGGACGAGGAGTGCAGCGCCCAGGTCCGCCCGGCCCGGGATTATCCCCGTGAGGCGGATGAGGACTCGCTGCTGCTCATCCACCACAGCTACGAATCGCGGCTCGTCCCGCTCGTCCGGCGCTCGCCCGGCCGCAAGGCGCTCGTGTACCACAACGTGACGCCCGCCCGGCTGCTCGAGGGCTTCGAGCGCAAGGTGGCGGCCGGCTGCGTGGCGGCGCGCGAGGAACTGCTCGCCCTCCGGCCGCTCGTGGAGTGCGCGTTCGCCTACTCGCGCTTCAGCGCCGAGGAGCTGGTGGCCGGCGGCTTCCCGAACGTCTCCGTCATCCCCTTCGCGGTGGACTGGCGCGCCTTCGACGTGGCGCCCGACCCCACCCTGCGTGCCGAGCTGGACGACGGCCACACCAACATCCTCTTCGTGGGCCGCGCGGTGCCTAGCAAGGGCGTGGATGACGTGCTGCGCGTCTTCACCGCGTACCAGCGTCTGTATCAGCCGCGCAGCCGCCTGCTGGTGGCCGGTTACCTCAATCGCGACTCGGCCTATGGGGCATGGCTGCTCGGGCTGAGGGACGTGCTCGGACCGGAGCGGGTGCTGCTGCTGGGCCGGGTGAGCGCGGCCCAGCTCTCCGCCTGCTTCTCCGTGGCCACCGCGTACCTGTCCATGAGCCGGCACGAGGGCTTCGGCGTGCCCCTCCTCGAGTCCATGTACCGGGGCGTACCGGTGGTGGCCTACGGTGCGGCGGCCGTGCCCGAGACGATGGCCGGCGCGGGGCTCGCCACCTTGTCGGGAGACCCGGTGGAGGTGGCCCAGCTCCTCGCGGTGTTGGAGCGCAAGCCCGATCTGCGTGCCCGGGTGGTGGAGGCCCAGCGTGCCCGGCTGCGGGGTCTCGAGCAGGACTCGGTCGCCACCGCCGTGCACGAGGCCCTGCGCCCGCTCCTCGAGGGAACGTTCACCCGCCCCGCCCCATCCACCACGGGCCATACGGTGGAGCTGGTGTGTCCCGGCTTCTCGGCGGAGCCGGAGGCGCCCATGTCCCAGCTCGCGCGGCGGCTGATGGAGCGGCTCCCGAGGGCTCGCGTGCTGTCGCTCCAAGCGGGCGCGCTGCTGACCGCCACCGCTCCCGCCGTGGACCTCGTTGGAGGGGACGAGGTGTGGCGCTTCAGCCCCGACCTGCCCCTGCCGCGTGGAGCCTCCGGCGAGCTCCCAGGCTCCTCGTCCCTGGAGACCGCCGTGTGCAGCTCGGGGGCACCGGCCCTCTTCCTCGGCGCGGACACGCGGGTGGCCCGCGACACGGTGCCTCGGATCGGCGAGCGCGCGTGGGGTGTCACCTTCTCCTCCGAGCGCCCGGCCGGAGTGCCGGACTACGGCGACCGGTTGATCACCCTGGATGCCGGCCGGCACGACGAGGCCGCCGAGCGCATCATCCATGTCCTCGACACCCGTGGAGGCCTCCGTGCGCGCTGA
- a CDS encoding glycosyltransferase has translation MKIAFLAGDVGNISGGANVIIEYAWRLRALGHEVVLVTHQPVRISSPPWHPRLPELRFQTFTEAAHERFDFVFATWWLTWFDLWRLDSAVYGYLNQSLESRFRPEGHLKHLNRITYSLPLLFVTEARWLAEFIRTVQPAGQVLYVRNGLSREHFPCVEAPAPRTGPLRVLVEGPWGIDFKGVAETFALLEEARARVELQVGWLSSSSGGQVPVVGGRPVQVHERIPIDRVHEVYQRYDVMLKLSRVEGMFGPPLEMFSQGGTAITYTVTGSDEYMVHGENSLLVPPHDRRQLPRYLEALSASPAYLDRLRAGALRTARAFPDWETSIGQFEGELRRLHGEGLRNEHLRPALAAMATMKEHWLDEVRHVAEVSLDAGPGERLLLERYRKLKRNPGIEAVKRLVPDALKHSVRAFFTRRLE, from the coding sequence ATGAAGATCGCCTTCCTGGCCGGCGACGTCGGCAACATCTCGGGCGGGGCCAACGTCATCATCGAGTACGCATGGAGGCTGCGGGCGCTCGGCCACGAGGTGGTGCTCGTCACCCACCAGCCGGTGCGCATCTCCTCGCCCCCCTGGCACCCGAGGCTGCCGGAGCTGCGCTTCCAGACCTTCACGGAGGCGGCGCACGAGCGCTTCGACTTCGTCTTCGCCACCTGGTGGCTCACCTGGTTCGACCTGTGGCGCCTGGACAGCGCCGTCTACGGCTACCTGAACCAGAGCCTCGAATCGCGCTTCCGGCCGGAAGGCCACCTCAAGCACCTCAACCGCATCACCTACTCGCTGCCGCTGCTCTTCGTCACCGAGGCGCGGTGGCTCGCCGAGTTCATCCGTACCGTGCAACCGGCGGGACAGGTGCTCTACGTCCGCAACGGGCTGAGCCGCGAGCACTTCCCCTGTGTCGAGGCCCCCGCGCCGCGCACCGGTCCGCTCCGGGTGCTCGTGGAAGGCCCCTGGGGCATCGACTTCAAGGGAGTGGCCGAGACCTTCGCGCTGCTCGAGGAGGCCCGCGCCAGGGTGGAGCTCCAGGTGGGTTGGCTCTCGTCGAGCAGCGGCGGGCAGGTGCCGGTGGTGGGAGGTCGGCCCGTCCAGGTGCACGAGCGCATCCCCATCGACCGCGTCCACGAGGTGTATCAGCGGTACGACGTGATGCTGAAGCTCTCCCGGGTCGAGGGCATGTTCGGCCCGCCGCTGGAGATGTTCTCGCAGGGCGGCACGGCCATCACCTACACCGTCACCGGCTCCGACGAGTACATGGTGCACGGCGAGAACTCGCTCCTGGTGCCTCCGCACGACCGGCGGCAGCTCCCGCGCTACCTGGAGGCGCTGTCGGCCTCGCCCGCGTACCTCGACCGCCTGCGGGCCGGGGCGCTACGCACCGCCCGTGCCTTCCCGGACTGGGAGACCAGCATCGGGCAGTTCGAAGGCGAGCTGCGACGGCTCCACGGAGAGGGCCTGCGCAACGAGCACCTCCGCCCCGCGCTCGCCGCGATGGCGACGATGAAGGAGCACTGGCTCGACGAGGTCCGGCACGTGGCGGAGGTCTCGCTGGACGCCGGCCCTGGCGAGCGGCTGCTGCTCGAGCGCTACCGGAAGCTCAAGAGGAACCCGGGCATCGAGGCCGTGAAGCGGCTGGTGCCGGACGCCCTGAAGCACTCCGTGCGCGCGTTCTTCACCCGGAGGTTGGAATGA